The following coding sequences lie in one Phalacrocorax aristotelis chromosome 4, bGulAri2.1, whole genome shotgun sequence genomic window:
- the HS3ST1 gene encoding heparan sulfate glucosamine 3-O-sulfotransferase 1, whose product MAAFLLGAVLLIVQPQIVPSTPAINSKAEASQSVQRELLKKTPQKNDFKENIHSNGSCRQLPQTIIIGVRKGGTRALLEMLSLHPDIAAAETEVHFFDWEDHYRNGLQWYINQMPFSYPHQITVEKTPAYFTSPKVPERVYNMNQSMRLLLILRDPSERVLSDYTQVFYNHMQKHKPYPSIEQFLIKDGELNVDYKAINRSLYYIHMQNWLKYFPLDHIHIVDGDKLIKDPFPEIEKVERFLKLSPQINASNFYFNKTKGFYCLRDSGRERCLHESKGRAHPQVDTRLLEKLHEYFYEPNKKFFELVGRTFDWHSFVAS is encoded by the coding sequence ATGGCAGCTTTTCTGCTGGGAGCTGTGTTGCTTATTGTTCAACCTCAGATAGTGCCTTCCACACCGGCTATAAATTCGAAGGCTGAGGCTTCTCAGTCTGTTCAGAGagaacttttaaagaaaacacctCAAAAAAATGACTTCAAGGAAAACATTCATTCTAATGGATCATGCCGGCAGCTGCCACAGACTATCATTATTGGGGTAAGAAAAGGTGGAACAAGAGCTTTGTTGGAGATGTTGAGTCTCCATCCAGATattgcagcagcagaaactgaAGTTCACTTCTTTGACTGGGAAGATCATTACAGGAACGGATTGCAGTGGTATATTAATCAAATGCCATTCTCTTATCCCCATCAGATCACCGTGGAAAAAACTCCAGCATATTTCACATCACCTAAAGTGCCTGAAAGAGTTTATAACATGAACCAATCAATGAGACTACTCCTTATTTTAAGAGACCCAAGTGAGAGAGTACTATCAGATTACACCCAAGTGTTCTATAATCACATGCAGAAGCACAAACCGTATCCATCCATTGAACAATTCCTGATTAAAGATGGTGAACTCAATGTGGACTACAAGGCAATAAACAGAAGCTTATACTACATTCACATGCAAAACTGGCTGAAGTATTTTCCTCTTGATCATATCCACATTGTAGATGGGGATAAACTAATCAAAGATCCCTTCCCAGAAATAGAGAAGGTAGAGAGATTTTTGAAGTTATCACCACAGATAAATGCTTCaaacttttatttcaataaaactAAAGGCTTCTACTGCCTAAGGGACAGTGGTAGAGAGCGTTGTTTACATGAGTCAAAAGGACGAGCACACCCACAAGTTGATACCCGGTTACTCGAGAAACTGCATGAATATTTCTATGAACCCAACAAGAAATTTTTTGAGCTTGTGGGCAGAACATTTGACTGGCACTCATTTGTGGCAAGTTAG